A genomic region of Dehalococcoidia bacterium contains the following coding sequences:
- a CDS encoding non-heme iron oxygenase ferredoxin subunit has translation MVAYVAIARLEDIPPGAYSEYETEGTEIIVANVGGRLYAFAAICSHLDGPLVQGALTGGVIECPWHFSRFRVDDGSVVAGPATEPIATYPVKVEGDTVLVDVSQPIASGGEAWRR, from the coding sequence ATGGTGGCATACGTAGCCATCGCGCGGCTGGAGGACATCCCCCCGGGCGCCTACAGCGAGTACGAGACCGAAGGCACGGAGATCATCGTCGCGAACGTCGGCGGGCGCCTGTACGCCTTCGCTGCCATTTGCAGCCACCTGGACGGCCCGCTGGTCCAGGGCGCCCTGACCGGCGGCGTGATCGAGTGCCCTTGGCACTTCAGCCGCTTTCGAGTCGACGACGGCTCAGTAGTCGCAGGCCCCGCGACGGAGCCCATTGCGACCTACCCCGTGAAGGTCGAGGGAGACACGGTCCTGGTAGACGTGTCGCAGCCAATAGCCAGTGGAGGCGAAGCATGGCGCCGGTGA